A window from Mogibacterium neglectum encodes these proteins:
- the prfB gene encoding peptide chain release factor 2 (programmed frameshift) produces MIELDEIRQTLPGELAKLKEIGTIFDPDGLRGNIANMEQEMLKPGFWDTPDDAQKLMKKKKHLESELEHYEGLLKGFSDISEMIDLAEEYEDYSEAKNIIKEYNRLVKEMEDLELSRLLTGKYDDKDTILSIHAGTGGVDAMDWAEMLMRMYLRYADQHGFKTDVVDIQNDTLAGIKSCTIVISGINAYGYLRSEAGVHRLVRISPFNSAGKRQTSFAAVEVVPDLGDSVEVNIDPKDLKIDKYRSSGAGGQHVNTTDSAIRITHIPTNIVVTCQNERSQLYNREMAMKILASRLQQLAEAEHKENLNELKGDMSQVTWGAQIRSYVFQPYTMVKDHRTNAEVGNINAVMDGALDEFIKAKLTQEAKERSI; encoded by the exons ATGATTGAATTGGATGAGATAAGGCAGACATTACCAGGAGAACTAGCGAAGCTTAAGGAGATTGGA ACTATCTTTGACCCAGATGGTCTGAGAGGTAATATAGCGAATATGGAGCAGGAGATGCTTAAGCCCGGATTTTGGGATACACCTGATGATGCGCAGAAGCTGATGAAGAAGAAAAAGCATCTCGAAAGTGAGCTTGAGCATTATGAGGGATTGCTCAAGGGGTTTAGTGATATATCTGAGATGATTGACCTAGCAGAAGAGTACGAAGATTACTCTGAGGCCAAGAATATAATCAAGGAATACAATCGATTAGTCAAGGAGATGGAAGATCTCGAGCTAAGCAGACTTCTGACTGGTAAATATGATGATAAGGATACAATTCTAAGCATTCACGCTGGTACCGGTGGTGTTGATGCTATGGACTGGGCGGAGATGCTGATGAGAATGTATCTCAGATATGCTGATCAGCATGGATTTAAAACAGATGTAGTTGATATTCAAAACGATACGCTAGCTGGTATAAAGAGCTGCACAATTGTCATCAGCGGAATTAATGCATATGGATACCTCCGCAGTGAGGCGGGCGTGCATAGACTAGTGCGCATATCACCGTTTAACTCTGCTGGCAAGAGGCAGACTTCATTTGCAGCGGTTGAAGTCGTTCCAGACCTTGGGGATAGCGTTGAAGTCAATATTGACCCCAAGGATCTCAAGATAGATAAGTATAGGAGCTCAGGCGCTGGTGGTCAACATGTCAACACTACGGATTCCGCCATTCGCATAACGCACATTCCTACAAATATAGTTGTAACGTGCCAGAATGAACGCTCTCAGCTATATAACAGGGAGATGGCGATGAAGATATTGGCCTCGAGGCTTCAGCAGCTCGCCGAGGCAGAGCACAAGGAGAATCTCAATGAACTAAAAGGAGATATGAGTCAGGTGACTTGGGGTGCGCAGATTAGGTCATATGTATTTCAACCGTATACGATGGTCAAGGATCATAGAACTAATGCAGAGGTTGGCAATATAAATGCCGTAATGGACGGGGCACTTGACGAATTTATCAAGGCAAAGCTCACCCAGGAAGCGAAGGAGAGAAGCATATAA
- a CDS encoding hydrolase: MSDNFNRDSAWELVKKYNEEPFHLHHAVTVEGVMRYYAEKQGYDPDFWGLAGLLHDVDFEKWPEEHCKKAPELLAEIDTPDELVHAVCSHGYGICVDVEPTHEMEKFLFASDELTGLIGAATLLRPSRSCKDMDVKSVKKKFKDKKFAAGCDRDVIKRGADMMGIELNELFEIVLEAMQSMPDAEELDAQNGIS; encoded by the coding sequence ATGTCAGATAATTTCAATAGAGACTCCGCTTGGGAGCTGGTAAAAAAATATAACGAAGAGCCGTTTCATCTCCACCATGCTGTTACAGTAGAGGGAGTGATGCGTTATTATGCTGAAAAGCAGGGCTATGATCCGGATTTCTGGGGCCTAGCAGGTCTGCTTCACGATGTTGATTTTGAGAAATGGCCGGAAGAGCACTGCAAGAAAGCACCTGAGTTACTCGCTGAGATCGACACACCGGATGAGCTCGTTCATGCAGTATGTAGTCACGGCTACGGCATCTGCGTAGATGTCGAGCCGACACACGAGATGGAAAAATTTCTATTTGCTTCAGATGAGCTCACAGGTCTCATCGGCGCAGCGACTTTACTCAGACCGTCTCGCAGCTGCAAGGATATGGATGTTAAGTCAGTTAAGAAGAAATTCAAGGACAAGAAGTTTGCAGCAGGCTGCGATAGAGATGTAATAAAGCGTGGAGCCGATATGATGGGCATCGAGCTCAATGAATTGTTCGAGATTGTCCTAGAAGCGATGCAGTCGATGCCTGATGCTGAGGAGCTCGATGCACAGAACGGCATAAGCTAG
- a CDS encoding histidine phosphatase family protein, which yields MGNTLYLIRHGDTEGTLKDLFYGSTDLPLAEQGVQQIKTLCDKGAYPEADGAKLYTSGMLRTEQTFEHIFGDRDHEIISDLREVGVGIFEMKTMEEVLQHDEARAWLEGKKKYMDFPEGETNDGFIERVARGLEALKDDVKYSDVIGVFHGAVIFTCMEMMFPSVKEKAWHWTPNPASGYAVDFEDGKPARYREIGWKDGSLVV from the coding sequence ATGGGAAATACATTATACCTGATAAGACATGGTGATACAGAGGGGACACTTAAGGATTTATTCTATGGAAGCACCGATCTGCCTCTTGCTGAGCAAGGTGTACAGCAGATTAAGACACTGTGTGATAAGGGTGCATATCCTGAAGCGGATGGTGCTAAACTCTATACATCTGGAATGCTGAGAACTGAGCAGACATTTGAGCACATATTCGGGGACAGAGATCACGAAATCATTTCCGATCTCAGAGAGGTTGGAGTTGGCATATTTGAGATGAAGACCATGGAAGAGGTTCTCCAGCATGACGAGGCCAGGGCTTGGCTTGAGGGAAAGAAGAAATACATGGACTTTCCTGAAGGAGAGACTAATGATGGATTTATTGAACGTGTAGCTCGCGGTCTTGAAGCATTAAAGGATGATGTAAAGTATTCCGATGTTATAGGAGTGTTCCATGGTGCTGTGATTTTTACATGTATGGAGATGATGTTTCCGTCGGTAAAGGAGAAGGCATGGCACTGGACTCCTAATCCTGCGAGCGGATACGCGGTCGATTTTGAGGATGGCAAGCCGGCTAGATATAGAGAAATAGGATGGAAAGATGGTTCTCTCGTGGTATGA
- a CDS encoding hemolysin family protein, producing MTPYVISIVILLVLSGIFSATETAFTSVSKIKMKNLASDDNESAKLVLEITENFDKFLTTILIGNNIANIATTSIATVMFIKLYGHYGATISTVVVTVLVLVFGEISPKNIAKDKAEGLSLFMAPAVKVMMFLFTPLNWVFGVWKKLVDKVFKISSEQVYTEDELKTIVEEAKTGGSIEESQSELITNAIEFADLEAIDIITPRIDIIAIELGTPNDEIAKLFKDTGLSRLPVFEDDLDNIIGILNQKDFHNYVVGEGKSVNLYVKPVAYVAESIKASVLLKKMQAKATHMAIIVDEYGGTTGLVTMEDIIEELVGKIYDEHDTVEMREVTDLIDGSYSVAGGTNVEKFFELQGEDIDIDATTVNGWAMIELDRIPKVGDTFEYESKHKLFKVRVTRADAKRALRLHIRVEDKPHEDEDDN from the coding sequence ATGACACCATACGTTATAAGTATTGTGATTTTGCTCGTGCTATCGGGCATTTTTTCCGCAACTGAGACGGCGTTCACTTCGGTGAGCAAGATAAAGATGAAGAATCTAGCGAGCGATGACAATGAGAGTGCGAAGCTCGTGCTAGAGATAACGGAGAACTTCGACAAGTTTCTCACCACGATTTTGATAGGCAACAATATTGCCAACATCGCGACGACTTCTATAGCTACGGTTATGTTCATCAAGCTATATGGTCACTATGGTGCGACTATTTCCACCGTTGTTGTGACTGTCCTGGTCTTGGTGTTCGGGGAGATATCACCGAAGAATATCGCTAAGGATAAAGCAGAAGGCCTATCGCTATTTATGGCACCGGCCGTAAAGGTCATGATGTTTCTATTTACACCGCTTAACTGGGTGTTTGGTGTATGGAAGAAGCTAGTCGATAAAGTTTTCAAAATCTCATCTGAGCAGGTATACACAGAGGACGAACTCAAGACGATTGTCGAGGAAGCCAAGACAGGTGGTAGCATCGAAGAATCTCAGAGTGAGCTGATTACTAACGCAATCGAGTTTGCCGATTTAGAAGCGATAGACATAATCACACCTCGAATAGATATCATCGCTATCGAGCTCGGTACACCTAATGATGAGATAGCTAAGCTTTTCAAAGACACGGGCCTTTCGAGACTTCCGGTGTTCGAAGATGACCTTGACAACATAATCGGAATTCTCAATCAGAAGGATTTCCACAACTATGTCGTGGGAGAAGGTAAGAGCGTAAACCTATATGTAAAGCCAGTTGCATATGTAGCTGAATCGATTAAGGCATCGGTACTTCTCAAGAAGATGCAGGCAAAGGCAACCCACATGGCAATCATCGTCGATGAATACGGTGGTACCACAGGGCTCGTAACGATGGAGGATATCATCGAAGAGCTTGTCGGCAAGATCTATGATGAGCACGATACAGTTGAGATGAGAGAGGTCACAGACTTAATAGATGGTTCATATTCGGTGGCCGGAGGAACTAATGTCGAAAAATTCTTTGAACTTCAGGGTGAAGACATAGATATCGATGCGACGACGGTAAATGGATGGGCGATGATTGAACTCGACCGCATACCAAAGGTTGGAGATACATTCGAGTATGAATCTAAACACAAACTGTTCAAGGTTAGGGTTACAAGGGCGGATGCCAAGAGGGCGCTTAGACTCCATATTCGCGTCGAGGACAAGCCTCATGAAGACGAGGATGACAACTAG
- the secA gene encoding preprotein translocase subunit SecA has protein sequence MGLVEKIFGDLNKREVKKIEKIVDVIESYDEQMQKLTDEELRAKTEEFKKRLGTIREEGDEGPFETVDDILPEAFAVCREGAVRSLGMKHFRVQLIGGVVLHQGRIAEMKTGEGKTLVATLAAYLNALTGKGVHVVTVNDYLAKRDADWMGKLYTFLGLTVGCVINSLEGDDRKAAYMADITYGTNNEFGFDYLRDNMVTYQEELTQRELNFAIVDEVDSILVDEARTPLIISGKGVDSSDMYRTANVFVKTLIRDTTSDEEEGENGVHGDYTVDEKDKQVALNETGIKAAEEYFGIENFSDPDNMELNHYVNQALHANYLMKRDVDYIVKDGEILIVDEFTGRLMYGRRFSNGLHQAIEAKEGVSVRSESKTLATITLQNYFRMYKKLSGMTGTAKTEEDEFRDIYNMDVVVIPTNKPIARTDLDDSVYARQTGKYKAIVDRVAEAHETGQPVLVGTISIEISELISEMLKKKGIKHNVLNAKHHEKEAEIVAEAGRKGAVTIATNMAGRGTDIILGGNPDFEARREMKKLEYSPEQIAFATGFEKSDDKELNGAREKYQELLKQFTAERKDEQEEVRALGGLCIIGTERHESRRIDNQLRGRSGRQGDPGVTQFFISLEDDLMRLFGGEKMQRIVETVGLTEDDALEAKVLSRRIENAQKKIEGKNFGIRKYVLQYDDVMNRQRTQIYEQRKMVLDGENLRDYIMGMVEELVNGIVAPITMETRFSEDWDMDEIFYGCEQITPAFKGRLSYTDEELRNLDEDKLRDDIMNVFEEIYREKEEEVGIEHMREVERMIMLRVVDNRWMDHIDAMEQLKNGIGLRGYGQQDPAVAYAKEGFGMFEEMIADIREETVKYCFNVTVETRTERRTVSRDEVERKEEYYDEDIAAAHGGEQQYRDNGEHVQEPVHRNSPKIGRNDPCPCGSGKKYKNCCGKFQ, from the coding sequence ATGGGTTTAGTAGAAAAGATATTTGGAGACCTCAACAAGAGAGAGGTCAAGAAGATAGAAAAAATTGTAGATGTGATTGAATCCTACGATGAGCAGATGCAGAAGCTTACTGATGAAGAGCTTCGCGCTAAAACAGAGGAGTTTAAGAAGCGTCTAGGTACTATCAGAGAAGAAGGTGATGAAGGTCCTTTTGAGACTGTGGATGACATTTTGCCAGAGGCATTTGCCGTGTGCCGTGAAGGTGCGGTTAGAAGTCTAGGTATGAAGCATTTCCGCGTGCAGCTCATTGGTGGTGTGGTGCTGCATCAAGGAAGAATCGCTGAGATGAAAACTGGTGAAGGTAAGACGCTTGTGGCTACGCTCGCAGCATATCTGAATGCGCTTACTGGTAAGGGTGTTCATGTAGTCACCGTAAATGATTACCTCGCAAAGCGAGATGCTGACTGGATGGGAAAGCTATATACCTTCCTAGGACTTACAGTTGGTTGCGTTATCAATTCATTAGAAGGTGATGACCGCAAGGCTGCATATATGGCGGATATCACATATGGTACTAACAACGAGTTCGGTTTTGACTACCTCCGTGATAACATGGTTACTTATCAAGAGGAACTCACTCAGCGAGAACTTAATTTCGCCATAGTCGATGAGGTCGACTCGATTCTCGTCGATGAGGCGCGTACGCCACTCATCATCTCCGGCAAAGGTGTTGATTCAAGCGATATGTATCGCACGGCAAATGTATTCGTTAAGACGCTCATCCGCGACACCACAAGTGACGAGGAAGAGGGTGAGAACGGAGTGCATGGCGACTATACTGTGGATGAGAAGGATAAGCAGGTTGCTCTCAATGAGACCGGTATAAAGGCTGCTGAGGAATATTTTGGTATCGAGAACTTCTCAGATCCAGACAACATGGAGCTCAATCACTATGTAAATCAGGCGCTTCACGCCAATTACCTCATGAAACGAGACGTTGACTATATCGTCAAGGATGGTGAGATTCTCATCGTTGATGAGTTTACTGGACGTCTGATGTACGGTAGACGTTTCTCAAACGGATTGCATCAAGCAATCGAAGCCAAGGAAGGCGTATCTGTAAGGTCAGAGTCCAAGACTCTCGCTACTATTACGCTCCAAAACTACTTCCGTATGTACAAGAAGCTATCTGGTATGACGGGTACTGCCAAGACAGAGGAAGATGAATTTAGAGATATCTACAACATGGATGTAGTTGTCATTCCTACCAATAAGCCTATTGCGAGAACAGACTTAGATGATTCCGTGTATGCTCGTCAGACTGGCAAGTACAAAGCTATCGTCGATAGAGTTGCAGAAGCGCATGAGACAGGTCAGCCCGTTCTCGTAGGTACTATTTCTATTGAGATATCTGAGCTAATCAGTGAGATGCTCAAGAAGAAAGGCATAAAGCATAACGTGCTCAATGCTAAACACCATGAGAAGGAAGCTGAAATCGTAGCTGAAGCAGGCCGCAAGGGTGCCGTTACAATCGCTACCAATATGGCTGGTCGTGGTACAGATATCATACTTGGTGGAAATCCTGACTTTGAGGCTAGGCGTGAGATGAAGAAGCTGGAATACAGTCCTGAGCAGATTGCATTTGCAACAGGTTTTGAAAAATCTGATGACAAAGAACTCAATGGCGCTAGGGAGAAGTATCAGGAACTCTTGAAGCAGTTTACTGCTGAGAGAAAGGACGAGCAGGAGGAAGTAAGAGCGCTCGGTGGACTCTGCATCATCGGTACAGAGAGACACGAATCAAGACGTATCGATAACCAGTTGCGTGGACGTTCTGGACGACAGGGAGATCCTGGTGTTACACAGTTTTTCATTTCACTTGAAGATGACCTGATGAGACTCTTCGGTGGAGAGAAGATGCAGAGAATTGTCGAGACAGTTGGTCTTACCGAGGATGATGCGTTAGAAGCAAAGGTGCTTTCGAGAAGAATAGAAAACGCTCAGAAGAAAATCGAGGGCAAGAACTTCGGTATCCGTAAATACGTACTTCAGTATGATGACGTTATGAACAGACAGAGGACTCAGATATATGAGCAGCGCAAGATGGTGCTCGACGGTGAGAACCTACGCGACTATATAATGGGAATGGTGGAAGAGCTTGTAAATGGCATAGTTGCACCTATTACCATGGAGACTCGCTTCTCTGAGGACTGGGATATGGATGAGATTTTCTACGGCTGCGAGCAGATTACCCCTGCCTTTAAGGGCAGACTCAGCTACACAGATGAGGAACTGAGGAATCTCGATGAAGATAAGCTTCGCGATGACATCATGAATGTCTTTGAGGAAATATACCGTGAGAAGGAAGAGGAAGTTGGTATCGAGCATATGCGTGAAGTTGAGCGCATGATTATGCTCAGAGTTGTTGATAATCGCTGGATGGATCACATCGATGCGATGGAACAGCTCAAGAACGGAATTGGGCTTCGTGGATACGGACAACAGGACCCTGCAGTTGCTTATGCAAAAGAAGGTTTCGGCATGTTCGAGGAGATGATTGCGGATATCCGTGAGGAGACTGTAAAATACTGCTTCAATGTAACCGTTGAGACCCGAACTGAACGCCGTACAGTTTCAAGGGATGAGGTTGAACGCAAGGAAGAGTATTATGATGAGGATATAGCAGCTGCTCATGGGGGTGAACAGCAGTACCGTGATAACGGGGAGCATGTTCAGGAGCCAGTTCACCGTAACAGCCCTAAGATAGGTAGAAACGATCCGTGCCCTTGTGGATCCGGCAAGAAATACAAGAATTGCTGCGGAAAGTTCCAATAA